Below is a window of Macadamia integrifolia cultivar HAES 741 chromosome 8, SCU_Mint_v3, whole genome shotgun sequence DNA.
TACGTCACGTCGGCCGCCACACTAGGCGCGTCCACCACATAAACTCCAGCTGTACCCACGGGATTCAAAGCtactttaaaaggaaaaaattaccCCTGCTTTTTAGCTAAATTACAATTCGTACCACCTTTATGGCTTTACTCGACAAAATGACTAAATAACCCCTCAAAATGTTTAAAATCGAATTTGAAGTCGACACGTGGTATACAGTATACAATCCAAAACatggtatttttgtaatttaatGAAAAGGTAAGGTGTCATGTACAAGGTCGTTGCTGATAACCCTAAAGGTCGTTTTGGGGTCCACGTCACAAGTGGGGGCAGTAACTccggaaaaaaagaaaagaaagcggTTTTAGTGGCTTTCTTTATTCACCTCTGGAGCCACTTGTATCGCCCTTCGACCGCCTTACTTCCTATATAAAACCATTACCCCTCAGCTCTTATCGTCTATATTCTCATTGTATACGTAGCGGCGTTCtttatttcctctctctctccttctcttggAAAAGCCATTCCAAAATCTAAGTTACGATCTGTGGACGTCCATGGCTACTGCGGCTCTCCGCTCACAAGACTGCCTCAGAGGTCGGTTTCCAGCCGAAACCCTAACCTCTCCCCCTTTCAAACCTCGCAGAACCAGTAACTCCAACGCTAACCCGagccctaaccctaaccctaaccctactTTTACCAGATCCGGCCGGAGAAAGCGAACTCAGGTGGGATCTCCAGACAAAGAGAACAGGCGAAGTCGCTGCGAGATGGCCGGTTCTAGATTGCCCGCCAAAAACATGATCATGGGGCAAGTTACGATTTTAAAGCGTGGTGAGATGTTGAAGCCGACGGAGGACCGAGTTCGTGGTGTTGTTGAGGAAGAGGCAAAGACAAATGAAGTTCCGGTCCTGTATTCGACGGAACGGTTAGGTCCGGAGCCGGATATGGTTCCGAAGCAGATCGGTTTGACAGATGTGAAGTCTGTTGATGGTGTTTTTGCTGGTTCAGCGTTTCTTACTTCTCCTCCGCCGAGTTCTCTTCCCCTACCTGGTTTTTTCACCAATAAGGTAGTGCCAAGCAAAAATGATGTGGCAACGACAGATTTACGGCGGTTGCTTCGATTGGACTTGTAGATGGTGCTCTACCGGGTCGTATGATCGGTAGCACTTGTCTCTATCATTTGCTCTATCCGTCGATCTCCCTATATTTTTTTCAACAGGAGGATCGTATTGAAGGAGCAGTTTAGCAATTAGGAATAACACAGATGGAGGATCACTGTTTACTCTGCTCTTGGAAGAACTGGGTAGTCAGTTTTCGTCGATAGGAAATATATTTGGGTGTCATGTATAGTTCACAAGGTTTGATTTTTCGCATATAAGGgtcttttggtttgatttgtttCTTCCTATAATTCAGAGCTACAGTTTTTAGAGGTGGGGGTGGGAGTGGAGGGTTTGTATATGTTTGGCAGGTTCGTTTCGTTTCAGAAAGTAGGTGTCTTAAGATTGTCACTGTTTTTCCCCCCTACTGATATGGAAGATTGTCTTTTAGTTGGAGCTTAGTTTCTTGTTTGTTATCCAGATTTCCAAATGTAATTGATCTACATatagtttttgtttgtttgatgtAATTTTTTAGCTACTTAATCTTGATGGTTCTTGCTCATCAGATGAGGAAGAatgaattagatttttttttcaattgttcCCATATTTCGGTGCTTTCCTTGGGTTGCTATTTGGTCTCTTCCTTAGCCTCCAGACGGAGTTGGTTCCCTTTCCTctgttttgaaattaaaaaaaaaaagacattaatGTTCTTACTCAACGACAGGTGGCCACTGCCATTTCTTTTTCTGATACGACGGTGATTGCTGCAACTTTTTTTAAGATGCGGTCTTGTTTTGCGAAGATTTATTGATAACAAGTCTGGACTTACGATCGAGGgatggagggagagagagggaggaggtAGCCATGCCACGGAAAGGCAATCTGCTCTTCAGGGATGATAACAAGTGGATTTCTTACGAGGATTTGCTTGTGAGAATTGTTAATGAAATGggcaaattttattttctattaatttttagGATATCAATCATataaaagggtaaaatggtctttttattttaataattaatgCCAGATTAACATAGGCTTTCTGGGAATTCACATCTGATCTCACTGGCCAGTTGGAGTACTTGGGTAGCATTTTATCCTTTTCTCTTGAGACCTGAATGTTGGGGTGAAGGTAGCATTTTATCCTTTGGTCTCAAACAACAAAGGGGTGAAATGGTTTGGCCATTTACAGGTTTTATTAGACTGTTTTATTCTTACTAAAATGttgattgtttttttattcaagTACTTTATGCCTTTGTACGTGCTCTGCTACAACGATACAGGATCGGCCGCCTGGATTAGGATGGATGGACGTTGATGCAGATAAAGATAGGCAAATGAGAATCAGataccaattcctcaaaaccATGTTATCTTGTGCCAAGGTTGGAAGAGaccatggtttagggttttggttcttcGATTGGGATATGTCTCGGCCAACATTAAGAGTTTCAATAtataattgaaaccatttattggAATCGGAATCGGAATCGATCGGTTATAATTGAATCGAATTGAAATTGATCGGTTATAACTGAATCGAGTAGCATTGTAATAAATTgatctggttttggttttataggccataattctGGTTTGGAATTGAATCGAACTGAAAAATTGATGGTTAACAGGCACTTAGTATAAAGgcttaaagtgttttgaatttcgaTGGGTTTCTacgaaaaaaaggggagaaaaaaaaaaagtactaacAGAGagggagcttcactttcacacaatcacactttttaattttttaatttctataatcataattaattagttataatatgtgtagtcttttaTAGAAAGTATATTATTCTTGgtaaaataaatgtatattgtaTTGACTCTTcaagaaaatttaatatatgtaggattcacactagttgtAGGATGCAATATATTTTCTAAAACGACACTATTAATTGCTTGAAACTAGTTGTGAACCGAATAACAAAAATCGATTAAAAACTATTAAAACCGAAATTGGATGAAAACAattctgatttcaccttatcaaaatataaatcgaATTGGAACCGAACCGAATAAACAAAACCATATCGAATAATCAAAATcgcaccgtttgacacccctaatcgaTATTGATCTAGATTTTAAAATCATGGTTTAAGGCATGGCTTCTTGGATTGGGATTGATCTCAACTGATACTGATTCAGATCGTACATTAACGGGCTTTGTTTGTCCATCACTCTTAACCTAAAATGGTTCACAGCTAGGGATAGACTATGTTTGTGTAAAATGTTGCATATATTAAATCGCATCATATAGGGATAAATGTGGCTGGGTTAGGATTCATAGTGCGCGACCATCATGGATTTCCTTGTCTGGCCATCTCTGAACCATCATACTTCTATATTCCTTTTCTCAGCCAAATTTTCGGAAGTGCAATCAGCTTTCAGCCCTTAGAGATCATGTTAAGTTTACGTATAAGAACAATCTCAT
It encodes the following:
- the LOC122085798 gene encoding uncharacterized protein LOC122085798 — its product is MATAALRSQDCLRGRFPAETLTSPPFKPRRTSNSNANPSPNPNPNPTFTRSGRRKRTQVGSPDKENRRSRCEMAGSRLPAKNMIMGQVTILKRGEMLKPTEDRVRGVVEEEAKTNEVPVLYSTERLGPEPDMVPKQIGLTDVKSVDGVFAGSAFLTSPPPSSLPLPGFFTNKVVPSKNDVATTDLRRLLRLDL